TTAAAAATACCTTTCTTTGTTGGGCTACCCAAGGAGATGACTGTGAATTAGGTTTTCCAGATTAGACAATGGAGGGGGAAGCTGTGGGATGAGGTGTTTGGCAGGGAGAATCATCTCGTGCCTGGCATCCAAGCCTCTGTTTCCAGACCCATCACCTGTTCTTTATGTTGATGACATTGATGGTGATATCTAATGTTCTGCTCTCTCATGTCAGGCAGAAAGAATGGCTACTGGGGCCGTGGGGTCTTCACTTTGTCTTCAGCGCTTGCTGTCTGCCTCTCATCCCAGAGCAAtgtgaggggctgggccaggctacggTGCTCCACATGGCAGGAGTAGGGGGCTCGGTCCTGAGAGGGGACTCCCACCACCACCCAGGACTGGTAAGTGCCCTTTCCACTGGGGAGAATGCGTCTCTCCAACTCCAACTTCTGCATCTCCCCAGCCCGAGTCCAGTGCAGACCAATTCCTTGTGGGTAGAAGTCATAGGCCAGACACTTGAGGGTCCTGTTCTGTCCTGGGGCCATATGGCTGGAGGCTGTCACGGAGGGAGGCTCTGTGAAGGGACAGATGTGGATGTTGAGGGCGTGCTGTGACTTCTTCCATCCCCCACTCCCTGGATGTCAGTGATCGGCAGAGCTCTAAGCTCTGCTCATGCAACTTCCTCTACCAAGAAACCTTTACAAAGACCAGGGAAAGCTGTGGCTCCCTTTGGAGCGTTTCCTGCTGGGTCACGGAATGTCTGTGCTTGCTCTGATATCCCAACCCCACTCTGCCCCACCCTGTGTTCACTTCTGATGGCAACAAGTTGTGAGTGCCCCATGCACTTCACTGTTTTCCCCCAAACTTCAATGGGCTTGGAGGGctctctcctccagccccaggccagcttcctcattctgcctgcagctctgtttGTCAAACTTTCCCCTCCTGCGTTGCATAAGCTTccagtttctgcctggcccagctcatccTCCGTATgccggcaacagctggagcttggccaggcagaaactggaagttggaaactcaatccaagtctcccatgtgggtggcaggtatccaactacttgagtcatcatctgctgcctcctggggtgcacattggcaggaagctggaatgaggactagaactgggacttgaacccaagaaccgcaatgtgggatgtgggatttGAGTGtcctaagtggtgacttaaccactggaCCTAACGCCCACCCCTGATGAATGTTCTTTTTGGAACTCAGATCTTGTCTTCCTAGGGAAGGAATGACTCCTAGAAGGTAAAAGCCTGGAGGCAAGGGACTTCCAGATAGATGGGAGCAGCCTGACACATTCCCCTGTGCTCCCAGCCTGATACTGTCTTCTCCTTTTCAGCCCAGTACTGGGGAGCAGGCCATGGGAAGCCGTGGGTACCTTGTCGGTCCAGGTGAGTTCTGCTGTAGTTCAGGTACCTCTGCAGCATCCCCGGGCACTCTTCTTCCAAGTACGCCTTGGCCCGCTGCACATAGACTTTTTCTGCCTCCCACTTTTTCTTGGTGTTCAGGGCTGCTGGGTCCAAGGCCACCCAGGCTGGGACTTCCTTGTTGAATTCGATGAAGTCTTCTCCATCGTAGGCGTATCTCCAGAATGCTCCACCGCTTCTGTTATTCTGGAGCTCGCAACCGAACATTCCCTGGAAGGTGTGAGACCCTGAAGCCTCCCCAGACCCCACAGGGAGCCAGTCAGTCTAAGCCAACTCCATCCAAACAAAAACTCTCATGCCCACATACCTTGCAACTCAG
This sequence is a window from Lepus europaeus isolate LE1 chromosome 21, mLepTim1.pri, whole genome shotgun sequence. Protein-coding genes within it:
- the AZGP1 gene encoding zinc-alpha-2-glycoprotein — its product is MVPVLLSLPLLLGSTVPQGTQAGPYSLTFLYTGLSRPSKGFPRFQATAFLNDQAFFHYDSESRKAEPLGPWSQVEGMEDWKKESQLQQAREEIFLETLKDAMNYYKESAGSHTFQGMFGCELQNNRSGGAFWRYAYDGEDFIEFNKEVPAWVALDPAALNTKKKWEAEKVYVQRAKAYLEEECPGMLQRYLNYSRTHLDRQEPPSVTASSHMAPGQNRTLKCLAYDFYPQGIGLHWTRAGEMQKLELERRILPSGKGTYQSWVVVGVPSQDRAPYSCHVEHRSLAQPLTLLWDERQTASAEDKVKTPRPQ